CTAACAGTCTCGACCGAAACGGACGTGGCGTAAACCCGATCTTTTTCAAAAGCCACGCACATAGATCCTGAAGTGCGAGGATATGACATCCCCAACCGCAGACGAACCGCCCAAATATCAATGTCGCTAATATCGCCAGTACGAAGAAGATAAACCCGGCATTTATCGTTCCCTGCTGGAGCGTGTACATCGATTCCGACGGCTCGATCGGCGAAAGGGTTCGACCCATTATGAGCCATTGAATGATATGAAGGGCGATAAGGAGATTGACGCCGATCAGAACTGCGGCCCGCCATCGACTCGTAGTCGACGCCCTGATCTTGCCGGGCTTTTTTCCCGATTCCTTAAGAATTGGGAGTTCGACCGATCTTTTTTTTGATGATTTCTTATCCTCGCAACCGCTTTTCATACAAAAATTACGGACAATTCGGGCGCGTCCGGCCACAGGCGACAATACTTAAGACTTGATTAAAACACCTAAAAGATGTAAAAGAAAAGGCAACATCTACTCAACAGTCTCAACTTTTATCGTTTTTCGCTCGTAGGACAGCGTACTTAGCTAGGAAATAAATTTATGTTGAAAATAGTTCTGATCGCATTGCTCCCGTTACTAGTCCTGTTTAGTTACGGCACAAATAAAATGCTCACCGGTAGCGGTGAGAAGCCGCGTTCGGTTGACACCGGCACACTCGAAAAGATGATCGTTTCTAATGGAAGCGCCACGATCGACCTTGATATGAGCCGCCTTGCAAGTTCGGGTAAAGGGGCAAAAGCTCCGCGAATAAACTCACTTAGTTTTGACCTCGAGCACGATACATATTTCACCGTTATCGTTTTTAACGGCGAACTTCGCGGACCGCTACCAAGTAGTATACCGATCATACCGCAACGGGCAGCGGCATTGCCGGGCAAGCTTAACAGTTCATATAGGCAACTGGTCGTGGAAAACACCTTTCCGGGCAGCCCCTATGAATACGTTATTCGCGATGCTAAGACCGGCTATGTTTTCTTCAACGTCGAGGGTCACGAGTACGAGTATGACGCAAACCAACGCCTTCTGAATATCCGCGGTGGCCGTGTCCTATTGTCCAACGAGTACGCTAAAGAACTTGGCCGGCCGGCCGATACGGGAACGATCATCGGTGAGATCAATATCTCGGCGACATTGCGTCCGATCGAGGTTTCAGAGGTTGTTAATGGCGAAGTTGCAAGCGAAGTTTTGCCCGCAGACCCGCTAAGCGGCACGACGCCCGGGCCCGATGTGATCGTGGGTGATCTTAACGGCCTTGCCCAGTTTGGTTCAGCCAGCGGCACTCAAGTTGGTCTTGCAGTTGGGACTGACTCGTGCAACGCCGGGACTGTTAATCTGCATTGGTTTGCGATGCCGGACAACGACCACCCTGTCATTCCGCAAAATATGTATCGTATGAGCGGTGGAGCGAGCAACAACGAGAGATTTGAGCAGATCGGACAGTCGCAGATGAAGCACGGCTTTACGGCTTTGACGCAAAATCTTTGCGGATTTGGCTGTAACGGCGTCGGCGGGGCCAACCTCGGCTCCGGATGTTCTGATCCTTATACCGCGAGCCTCAACTCAGGCCCGAGTCTTGGTTCGAGAGCCTGGGTAAATCCTTTCACGGGCTTTTTCCCGCGGGGTGATTCGGCAACGCCTTCCAACAGTCACACTGGGCACACCCACACAGGGCCGTCGCACCGCATCCTGACCGAGATCAGTGACCTCAGCACGGCATCAAACCCCGGAGCGACGTATTTTGCTGAAGCTCAATATATTACCAAGCACGAATACGATTGGTGCCAAGCTAATCCGACTCAGTGCAATATGTACAACAACGTCTCTTACAGACAGTACAACGTCTCCGGAACGGCTAGCCCATTTAGCTTTTCGCCCGTCGGTACAACCCAACGATCTAAGCGGGCGATCTCAGCCTGGACCGGAGCCACACTGGTTGAATTCATCCCCGCACCCGGTATTGACGGTGTCGGAGTTGTCGGCTACAAGGTCACCAATCCGTCACCAGGCGTATGGCATTACGAATATGCCGTTTACAATGAAAATCTAGACCGCGGTGTCCAATCTTTTAGTATTCCGATCGGGGGCGGCGTAACGCTTACTAATGTCGGATTCAAATCACCGCCCCAACATCCGGGATGGAGTGCTGATGGCACCGTTGGAAACACGGGCTACTCAAGCACGCCGTGGCTCGCCACACAGGCCGGAGGTTCTATTACTTGGGCGACGGAAACATTTGGTCAAAATCCGAACGCCAATGCTGTTCGTTGGGGAACACTCTACAATTTCCGTTTCGATTCCAATCGACCACCCGCAGACGCCAATGCAACGATCGAATTCTTCAAGACGGGATCACCCATCCAGGTAGCGGTCCAAGGACCCGGTGCAGTTGCGACAAACGCATCGATCTCAGGACGCGTTGTAAATCAGAATGGTACGGGCGTCAGAAACGCGATCGTCACGCTCGTTGATTCGGGCCCAAGTGCTCGCCGCACAGTAATAACCAATCCGTTTGGATATTACAGGTTCGATAATGTGCTGACAGGTTCGACGTACACCGTTTCGGTACTTTCGAAGTTGTTTACCTTCAACTCACAGAACGTCCAGCCGTCCGGCGACCTGACTAACGTTGATTTCACAGCATTACCCTAGCGGCAATATTGCCAATAGTTGAAACTGTAAGGCGGTCTTCGGGCCGCCTTTTTTTGTCTGCGTGACGCTCACCAGTACCGCCTGCGAGCCTGATCGGAAATTGTATTGATAAAAAAACCATAAATAACCATCTTTACAGTAGAAAAATGGCTTTGAATGGGTGTATGCTTAGTGGTTAGACGTTTTGGCCAACGGTAGCCACATATGCAATCGGGAAACACGGTTTTCGGGTAGGATTTTCACTCCGTTCGACACGATATCTAAAATTAAATTTTTGCTCGGGTTTTATATTTAAAATGGCATTTAAGTCTTTATTTAGTTTGTTTTCGAGCGACCTTGCGATCGACCTTGGGACCGCGAACACGCTCGTATACGCGAAGGGCCGTGGAATCGTCGTTAGCGAACCTTCCATCGTCGCGATCAATAAAATTACTAACCAAGTCGAAGCGGTCGGTCGCGATGCGAAAGAAATGTTAGGCCGCACTCCGGGCAACATCGTCGCGATCCGTCCGATGAAGGACGGTGTTATCGCCAACTTTGAGGTTACGGAAAAGATGCTGCAGCATTTTATCCGCAAGGCTCACAACGGCAAATCTTGGGTTCGTCCCCGCGTCGTCATCGGCATTCCGTCGGAGATCACGCAAGTCGAACGTCGCGCGGTCGAAGATTCGGCCTATCGAGCAAAGGCATCTGAGGTGTACTTGGTCGAAGAGGCGATGGCCGCGGCGATCGGCGCCGGATTGCCCATCACCGAACCACACGGCAATATGGTCGTTGATATCGGCGGTGGCACTACGGATATCGCCGTGATCTCGCTTTCGGGTATCGTTTACTCGCGTGCCGTTCGGGTGGCAGGTAACGAAATGGACGAGTCGATCACCCAGTACATCAAACGAAAGTACAATCTGCTGATCGGCGAACGTACGGCCGAGGCGATCAAGATCGCTCTCGGAAGCGCCTTTCCGCTCGAAGAACCGCTCTCGATGGACGTCCGCGGACGAAATCTTATTGAGGGCATCCCCAAGACCATCACGATGACCGACGAAGAGATCCGCGAGGCACTTTCGGATTCGGTTTCGACCATTATCAACGCGGTCCGCGTCGCACTCGAACGGACTCCACCTGAGCTCTCGGCCGATATCGTTGAACGTGGTATCGTTCTGACCGGCGGCGGAGCCTTGCTCAAGAATTTGGACAAACGCCTAATGATCGAAACCGGTTTGCCGGTGGTGATCGCAGACGATCCACTTTCGTCGGTCGTTCTGGGTACCGGCAAGATGCTTTCGGACTTCGAACTCCTGAAACGCGTCAAATGGGATAATTCGTTAATGACCGGCAGCTAGACATAACCGTTATTTGTGAATGATGAGGGATGAATTTGTCGCGTTGATATTTTTCATCCCTCATCGCCCTTCTACTCGTCCCTGATCCGAAATGGTTGAGCGAAGTCAAAAAGAAGTATGGCGATTGACACCCTGGCTGATGATCGCACTTTTGCTCCTGAACTTTATCCTTATGGCGTTTGACGCCAAAGAGATAACAACGGGACAGCGCGTCGTTCGTACCTGGACTCAAACCGCAGCGGATTTCGTCCAATCGCCGGTCACCACCGTCAGTTCGTCGATCTCAAACTACTTTATATCGATCTCCTCGCTCAGATCGGCCCAATCAGAGAATGATCTGTTGAAACAGCGCGTTCAGGAACTCGAGGTCGAGGTCAAACAAAAATCGGATCTTTCATCTGAGAACGAACGATTAAAATCGCTGCTGCAGCTTAAAGAAACAAGTAAATACAAGGTGCTCACTGCTAGGATCATCGGTCGTGACCCTTCAGTCTGGTTTGATTCTTCGATCATCAACCGTGGCAGCCTCGACGGCGTAA
This is a stretch of genomic DNA from Chloracidobacterium sp.. It encodes these proteins:
- a CDS encoding carboxypeptidase regulatory-like domain-containing protein, whose amino-acid sequence is MLKIVLIALLPLLVLFSYGTNKMLTGSGEKPRSVDTGTLEKMIVSNGSATIDLDMSRLASSGKGAKAPRINSLSFDLEHDTYFTVIVFNGELRGPLPSSIPIIPQRAAALPGKLNSSYRQLVVENTFPGSPYEYVIRDAKTGYVFFNVEGHEYEYDANQRLLNIRGGRVLLSNEYAKELGRPADTGTIIGEINISATLRPIEVSEVVNGEVASEVLPADPLSGTTPGPDVIVGDLNGLAQFGSASGTQVGLAVGTDSCNAGTVNLHWFAMPDNDHPVIPQNMYRMSGGASNNERFEQIGQSQMKHGFTALTQNLCGFGCNGVGGANLGSGCSDPYTASLNSGPSLGSRAWVNPFTGFFPRGDSATPSNSHTGHTHTGPSHRILTEISDLSTASNPGATYFAEAQYITKHEYDWCQANPTQCNMYNNVSYRQYNVSGTASPFSFSPVGTTQRSKRAISAWTGATLVEFIPAPGIDGVGVVGYKVTNPSPGVWHYEYAVYNENLDRGVQSFSIPIGGGVTLTNVGFKSPPQHPGWSADGTVGNTGYSSTPWLATQAGGSITWATETFGQNPNANAVRWGTLYNFRFDSNRPPADANATIEFFKTGSPIQVAVQGPGAVATNASISGRVVNQNGTGVRNAIVTLVDSGPSARRTVITNPFGYYRFDNVLTGSTYTVSVLSKLFTFNSQNVQPSGDLTNVDFTALP
- a CDS encoding rod shape-determining protein, which codes for MAFKSLFSLFSSDLAIDLGTANTLVYAKGRGIVVSEPSIVAINKITNQVEAVGRDAKEMLGRTPGNIVAIRPMKDGVIANFEVTEKMLQHFIRKAHNGKSWVRPRVVIGIPSEITQVERRAVEDSAYRAKASEVYLVEEAMAAAIGAGLPITEPHGNMVVDIGGGTTDIAVISLSGIVYSRAVRVAGNEMDESITQYIKRKYNLLIGERTAEAIKIALGSAFPLEEPLSMDVRGRNLIEGIPKTITMTDEEIREALSDSVSTIINAVRVALERTPPELSADIVERGIVLTGGGALLKNLDKRLMIETGLPVVIADDPLSSVVLGTGKMLSDFELLKRVKWDNSLMTGS
- the mreC gene encoding rod shape-determining protein MreC, with the translated sequence MVERSQKEVWRLTPWLMIALLLLNFILMAFDAKEITTGQRVVRTWTQTAADFVQSPVTTVSSSISNYFISISSLRSAQSENDLLKQRVQELEVEVKQKSDLSSENERLKSLLQLKETSKYKVLTARIIGRDPSVWFDSSIINRGSLDGVMLNMAVVTDGGLVGRVTAVGPLTSQVDLITYNKTGVGGIIGEVGTSSALGVVSGTSKKDLLEMKFVPGSVEVQVGQPVFTTGQDGIFPPGLKIGEIISVVTGSATTPHQIQIQPAAKLNSMQEVGVLLYEAPQKPEFEQKLPNAVKKK